In Streptomyces sclerotialus, the DNA window GGCGTACGGTGTTGCTGCCCCCAGGTGATCCACGAGGAACAGGAGCGTGCGTCCGTGCCGCTGACCGTGTCCCTGCACTCCTGGACGCGCTGGCCGCTGCGTGAAGCGCTGTCCCGCGAGGGCGCCAGCCCCGTGCGCCGGCGGCTCGGCTGGGCCGTGCGCGGCGTCGTGCTGGGCGCCCTGCTGTGGAGCGCGGCCCATGACACGGACGTACGCGGCTGGGTCGCCTCCGCCGGAGCCGCCGGCATCCTCGCCGCCGGCGTCGCCTTCTGGGCCTTCTTCCGGGCCACTCTCCGCCACCTGCTGTGGCCTTCCGTGGCCCTGCTGCTCCTCATGGAGGCCGGGGCCTTCGGCTTCCACGAGGCGGGGCTGACGGTGCCCGCCGTCGTGCTCTGGTGCGCCTGCGCCGTCACGGCGCTGGAGCGCCTGCCGCCGGCCGCCGCGATCCCCTGCACCGCCGTCGCCCTCGCCGCGTACGCCCTGCTCAACGACGACGGCCTGTGGTCCACAGCGATCACCACCGCCGGGCTGGCCCTCGCCGGCTACGTCCTGCGGATGGACGCCGAGGCACGCGGCAACGCCCAGCGCCTCCTCGCCCAGGAACGCGCCGCCCGCGCGGCCGAGGCCGAGGCCCGTGCCGCCGAGGCCGAATCAGCGGCGCTGGCCGAGCGCGGCCGGATCGCCCGCGAGATCCACGACGTGCTCGCGCACAGCCTCAGCGCCCAGCTCGTACACCTGGAAGCCGCCCGTCTGCTCATCCAACGCAGCCCTGACCTGGAGGGTTCCCGCGAAGAGGTACTCGAACGGGTGACGGCGGCCCGCAAGATGGCCCGTGAGGGGCTGGCCGGTACCCGGCAGGCCCTGTCCGCGCTGCGGGGCGAGATGGCGCCCGTGGAGGCCTTCCTGCGCGAACTGGCCGCCACGGAGGGCGCACGGCTGGACGTGGTGGGGGAGAGCCGCACGCTGCCCCCGGAAGCCGGCCTCGCGGTGCGCAGGGTCGCCCAGGAGGCGCTGACCAATGTCCGCAAGCACGCTCCCGGGGCGCGCGCGGAGCTGCGCCTTGAGTACGCGGCGGGCGAGGTGGCGCTGCGGGTGCGTGACTTCGGGGGCGGCGGCGCGCCCGGCGAGCTCGCGGCCAGCGGCTCCGGATACGGTCTGCGGGGGATGCGGGAGCGCGCCGAACTGCTCGGCGGGACGCTGGAGTCCGGCCCCGACGAGGAGGGTTTCGTGGTGTGGCTGCGAGTGCCGGCGTGACCGCGCGCGTGGTGGTCGCCGACGACCAGACCGTGGTGCGCGAGGGCATCGTGATGCTGCTGGGGCTGCTGCCCGGCATCGAGGTCGTCGGCTCGGCGGCCGACGGGGACGAAGCGGTGCGCATGACCGCCGAACTGGCGCCGGACGTCGTCCTGATGGACCTCCGGATGCCGCGCTGCGACGGCGTGGAGGCGACGCGCCGCATCCGGGAGCGGCACCCCGCCACCCAGGTCGTCGTGCTGACGACGTACGCCGACGACGAATCCCTCTTCCCTGCGCTCCAGGCCGGCGCCCGTGGGTACCTCACGAAGGACGCCGACGGCGACGAGATCGTACGGGCCGTCGAGGACGTCGTGTCGGGGCAGGCGGGGCTCTCCCCGCATATCCAGCGGCGGCTGCTGGAACGGTTCGCCGAGACCCCGCCCGTACCGAGGGCAGCACCTGCCGCGCATGCTGAGGCGAATCCGCCCGACGGCCTCACCGCCCGTGAGACCGAAGTGCTCGCGCTGGTCGCCGAAGGGCTGTCCAACCCCGAGATCGCCCGCCGGCTGCACGTCTCCACCGCCACGGTGAAGACCCATATCAACAACCTCTTCGCCAAGGCCGGGCTGCGTGACCGGGCACAGGCGATCCACTACGCGTACCGGCACGGCATCGCGCAGCCCCCGGGGTGACCCGGCGCACCCCGGCAGCTCTCCGGTAGGTGCTCAACGGGGCTGTGAAACCTCCCAGTTGGTCCGTCACCTGATGGGGTGAAGGATTCGCAATGGATGTCCGGGAACCACCAAGTCTGTCCATCCTTGGGCCCACGGCCAGACAGGCCGTGGATCAAGGAGAAACCCGGTGGAGAAGCGCGACGGCCGCCCGGCCGGAGCCGTACGGCTCGACGACCCCTGGTACGACACCCTCGCCTCGGGACGGGGCGCACGAGGGACGGCCGAACGGGAGGACGCGGGGGAGGAGGCACCGGCGCAGGAGCCGGCCGCACGTACGCACGCGGAGGACGCGGAGCCGGTGCCCGCCGACGCCCCGGCCGGCCCGACGCCCTCCGCCCTGGCGTGGCCCGGCCTTCCGGCGCAGCGCACGGACGTTCCTGGGGCGCCCGGTGAGCCCGCCCACGCCGACGTCTACCTGACGGTGCAGCGCAGCGCCGCCTTCCAGGAGGTACGACGCCGCTATCGCAGCTTCGTCGTCCCCGCCACCGGCCTCTTCCTCGCCTGGTACCTCGCGTACGTCATCGCCGCCGTCGCCGCCCCCGGGCTGATGGCCCGTCAAGTGGTGGGTCCGCTCAACGTCGCCATGCTCGCCGGCCTCGGGCAGTTCGTCACCACCTTCCTGCTCACCTGGGCCTACGCCCGGCACGCCCGGCTACGCCGGGACCGTGCCGCGCTCGAACTGCGCTGGGAGACCCAGGAGATGACAGGAGGTCACGTCCGTTGACCAGCCGTCCTCCCGTCCTCGCCGCCTCCGCGGCGGCCGACGGACACCAGATCCTGACCCTGGTCCTCTTCAGCGCCGTCGTCGCCGTCACCCTCGCGGTCACCGCCTGGGCCGGCCGCCGCAGACACGGCTCCGCAGAGGAGTTCTACGCCGGCGGCAGACTCTTCTCGCCCATGGAAAACGGTTTCGCCATCGCCGGTGACTACATGTCGGCGGCCTCCTTCCTGGGCATCTCCGGTCTCATCGCCCTCTTCGGGTACGACGGCCTGCTCTACTCCGTGGGGTTCCTCGTCGCCTGGCTCCTGGTCCTCTTCCTGGTCGCCGAACTGGTCCGCAACTGCGGCCGCTTCACGCTCGCCGACGTCGTCGCCTCCCGTATGCGCCACCGCCCCGTACGCATCGCCGCCGGCGCCTCGTCCGTCACCGTCTCCGTGCTCTACCTCGTGGCCCAGATGGTCGGCGCCGGCAGCCTCGTCGCCCTGCTGCTCGGCGGAACGGACCACACGGCGCGTACGTGGACGGTCATCGGCGTCGGTGCCCTCATGGTCACCTACGTGATCTTCGGCGGCATGCGGGCCACGACCTGGATCCAGATCATCAAGGCCGTGCTCCTCATGGGCGGCGCCCTCACCTTGACCCTCCTCGTGCTGATCCGCTTCCACGGGGAGCTCGGCACGCTGCTCACGACGGCGGCGCAACGCAGCGGCCACGGTGCGGACTTCCTCGCGCCGGGCCTCAAGTACGGCGGCAGCTGGACCGCCCGGCTGGACTTCCTGAGTCTCGGGCTCGCGCTCGTCCTCGGGACCGCGGGCCTGCCGCACATCCTGTCCCGCTTCTACACCGTGCCCACCGCCCGCGCCGCCCGCCGCTCCGTGGTCTGGTCGATCGGCCTGATCGGCGGCTTCTACCTGATGACGATCGTGCTCGGCTTCGGTGCCGCGGCGGTTCTCGGGACCGGCGCCGTACGGGCCGCCAATCCGGCCGGCAACACCGCCGTACCGCTGCTCGCCCTCGACCTGGGCGGCGGGCCGGGCTCCGCTGGAGGAACGATCCTTTTCGCCGTCGTCGCCGCGGTCGCCTTCGCCACGATCCTCGCCGTCGTCGCCGGCATCACCCTGGCCTCGTCCGCCTCGGTCGCACACGACCTGTACGGCGCCCTGCGGCGCGGTCGCCGCTCGGAACGGGGCGGGGCCTCACCGGAGCGCCGCGCGGGCTTCCGGGAGGTCGCCGTGGCCCGCGTCGCCGCCGCGCTCGTCGGAGCGGTGGCCATCGGCCTCGCCCTGCTCGCGCAGGACCTGAACGTCGCCTTCCTCGTGGGCCTCGCCTTCGCGGTCGCCGCCTCGGCGAACCTCCCCGTGCTGCTCTACGCCCTCTTCTGGCGCCGCTTCACCACCCGGGGCGCCGTCTGGTCCGTCTACGGAGGCCTGCTCCCCGCGCTCGTCCTCGTGGTGCTCTCACCGGTCGTCTCCGGGAGCCCAGCGGCGATCTTCCCCGGCCTGGACTTCCAGTTCTTCCCCCTGGAGAACCCCGGCATCGTCTCCGTCCCGCTGGGCTTCGTGTGCGGCTGGCTCGGTACGGTCACCTCCCCTGAGACGGCGGACGCCGCGGCCCGGCACGCGGAGACGGAGGTGCGGGCGCTGACGGGCGCGGGCGCGGCATGAGACCGCACACCCGCCCCGAGCGGGCTCAGACCCAGTCGTACCGGTGCTCCGGGCGGCCGGTCTCGCCGTACCGCAGCGTCAGCCTGACGCGCCCGGCCCGCTCCAGGAGCTTCAGGTAACGCTGGGCGGTCTGCCGGCTCAGGCCGGCCTGCCGGGCCACCTCCTGGGCGGACAGTGAGCTGTCGGCGGAGCGCAGGACGGACCGTACGCGGTCGGCGGTGGCCGTGGAGTGTCCTTTGGGCAGCTCGGCCGGGCCGGCGTTGGCGGCGCCCAGCGCACCGAAGATCCGGTCCACCTCGGACTGCTCCGCCTGCCCGCCGTCCTCGAAGGTCCGCCGCAGCGCCGCGTAGCCCTCCAGCTTCGACCGCAGCCCGGCGAACGTGAACGGCTTGACCAGGTACTGGAGCGCGCCGTGCCGCATCGCGGCCCGTACGGTGGCGACGTCACGGGCGGCCGTCACCATGATCACGTCCGTGTGCAGGCCGTGCTGCCGCAGCCGCGCCACGAGGTGCAGCCCCGTCTCGTCCGGGAGGTAGTGGTCCAGCAGGACGAGGTCGACGGGCGTGCTCTCCAGGACGGCCAGCGCCTCGGCTGCGGAGTGCGCCTGCGCGACGACCCGGAAGCCGGCGATCTTCGCGACGTACGCGGCGTTGATGCCGGCCACCCGGGCGTCGTCGTCGACGACGAGCACGTCGATCATCGTGCGCCTCCCATGGGGTGCGGCAGCGGCTCCCCGTCCGCGGGGGAGCCATGCGTTCCGGAGAGGGCGTCCGCGAGCGCGTCGGGGAGCGTGACCGTGAACCGCGCACCGCCACCCGGACGCTCGTCCACCTCCGCGCGGCCCCCGTAGCGCTCGGCGAGCCGCCGCACGAGGACCAGCCCGATCCCGCGCTGCCCGTGGGCCGGCGGCTCCTTCGTCGTCCAGCCCGCCGTGAAGATCTCCTGGCGCCGCTCCTCCGGCACACCGGGGCCGTTGTCGCTGACCCGCACGAGCGCCGTACGGCCCTCGGCGCGGACTTCCACCTCGACCTGCCCGTCCCGCTCACCGGCCGCCGCGTCGAGCGCGTTGTCGACCAGGTTGCCGACCACGGTGACGAGACCGTGCGGGTCGACCACCCGGTCCGGCAGCCGGGTCGTCGTCGCGATGCTCAGCGAGACGCCGCGCTCGGTCGCGACCGTCGCCTTGCCCACCAGCAGCGCAGCCAGCAGCGGGTCGTGCACCCGCTCGGTGACCTGCTCGGCCGTCGCCCGGTGCACGCCGACCGCGTGCGTCACGAACTCGACCGCCTCCTCGTACAGCCCCAGTTCGAGCAGCCCGAGGAGCGTGTGCAGCCGGTTGGCGTGCTCGTGGTCCTGGGCGCGCAGGGCGTCGATCAGCCCCTTGGTGCCGTCCAGTTCGCGCCCCAGCCGCTCCAGCTCCGTACGGTCCCGCAGGGTGACCACGGCACCGCCGTCGTCGGTCGGCATCCGGTTCGCCACGAGGACGCGCTGCCCGCTGACGGTGAGCAGATCGGCGCCGGAGGCCCGGCCCGCCAGGACGTCCGTCGTGCGGCCCGGCGGCAGTACGGACTCCAGGGGGCGGCCGGTGTCCTCGGCGCGCAGGTCGAGCAGCCGCTGCGCCTCGTCGTTCAGCAGCCGGATGCGCCCCTGCCCGTCCAGCGCGACGAACCCCTCACGGATACCGTGCAGCATCGCCTCCCGCTCGGCGAGCAGCGCGGAGATGTCGGAGAAGGCGAGGTCGTGGGTGCGGCGCTGGAGCCTGCGGGCGACGAGGTAGGCGGCCAGCGCGCCCACCGCGAGCGCCCCGCCCGCGTACGCCAGGAGATCGGGCACGGTGGACAGCAGCCGCTGCTGCACGCTCTCGTACGCGATGCCGACGGACACGGCGCCGACGATGCGGCCGTGGTCGTCCCGCAACGGGACCTTGCCGCGTGCCGAGCGACCGAGGGTGCCCTCGTCGATCTGCATGACCTCCCGGCCGGAGAGGGCGGCGCTGGGGTCCGTGGAGACGTGCCGGCCGATCTCCTCCGGTTCGGTGTGCGACCAGCGCACGCCACGCTTGTCCATGATCACGACGTACTCGGCGCCGGTCGCCCGGCGGATCCGCTCGGCGGTCGCCTGCACGGGCCCGCCGGAGGAGGGACGGGAGGCCGCCAGCGCGTCGTCCAGACGCGGCTGGGCCGCGGTGGTCTGGGCGATGGCCAGGGCACGGCGCATGGCCTGGTCGTCGAGCTGCGCGCTGAGCGGCGCGAGGAAGAGGCCGGTCGCCAGCGCCGTCACGCCGGCGGCGATGGCCAGCTGCACCAGCAGGACCTGTGCGAACACGCGGCGTGGCCAGCGCAGCCGCAGCCGCGTCCGGCCGCCGCCCCGCGACTCACCGGCCGCGTCGGGCCCGCCTGCTCTCTCTCCGTCTCTGTCGCCCATATGAACGAACAGTAAGCGGGGCGGTCGGGGTGGGGTAGCCGCGGGGGCCGGGGCGGGCCGCCGGCCGGCGGAGACCGGCCGGTGATCTGGGCCCGACGAGAGTTGTCCACAGGCCCACCACGCCCGGGCCGAAGTCGTCTAACCTTCAGATGTGATCACAGAGAGTGACTGAGTGACAGCGGCGACCGGGCCGCACCGACGACGGGGGTGAGGGCAGTGATGTCCGTGACATGCATGTACGCCGGCGGACCGAGAGGGGCCCCGCAGCTGGCCGGGGTGGCGGTATCGGCGGTGCGCTGCTCGACGGTGACGTGCCAGGCACGGCCGTCGGCATGGGCCAGCCTGAGGGTCCAGGAAGGTGCCGTGCCGTCCGCGCGCGAGCGGACTTCGGTGGCGGTGACATCGAGGACGTCGGCGCGGTCCTCGCGGATCAGGTCGCGGACCGCGAGATCGGCGGCCTGTGCCGGGCGGTCCCAGGTGGAGCGGCCGCGGCAGTGGTCGGTGACGATCCGGCCGTCCCGCGCCGCCACGACGGCGTCCTTCACGAGCGGCCCTTCCGCCCTGCCGTACGCGTATCCGTACGGCAGCACGAAGAGCGTGGGGGAGAAGCGATGACCGCCGATGTGCGTGACCTCCCACGCCTCCATGCCGTCCGCCGCCAGCTCCGCGGCGAGCGGCCGGCCGAGCACGGCGCAGCAGCGGTCACGCTTGCCGTTGGTGCACACGAGGACCGGCGGCCCGCCTGTGTACGCCTCCCAGATCCCGCCGTGCTCGCCCGCGCCCAGCGCCGTGAAGTCCAGGCCGAGGAGGGCGGCGGGATCGGCGGTGCGGGTCGCGCGCATCCAGGACCGGCCCGGCGCGGTGTGGGCGAGAAGAGCCTGGCGCGGGGCGCGGCTCTGGTGGTCGGCGTGGCGGCCGGGACGGCGTATGAGGGCCACGCGTACGCCGGTGTTCGCGGAAGCGGCTTCCAGGGCGCGGCCGACGGCCGGGTCGAGTCGGCTGTCGGTGAGTGCCTCGGCGCCCCAGGGGCCGCTCTGCTCGATGAGCAGCCAGGTCCGGGCGGTGGCCGCCGTACCGGCCAGGGGTTCGGCCGCCATGCGGGAGGCGGTTGCGCAGGTACTCACATAGGTGACCCTAACCTGAGTACCGCACCCCCGGAGGACACCGCGGCAGCAATGGCCGATCCCCGCTGCCGAGCCCGTGCTCGCCGTGGCCCGGCTCCGGGCCACCGGCACCGAATGACCGCTTTCCGCCGTTCGGGCGAGGGCGGGAGGTTCGGCTTCCGCTTCCGCTCGACGGCGTCGTACGGGAGGTGGCCGAGGAAGGAGTGGGTGTCCGTCGCAGGTGGTGCGAGGGGTTGGGCGGGCCGCGGACAGCCGTCCGCGGGTGGCTCGGAGGCGGCTGGTGGGGCCAATATCCTGGAGCAGGCGACGGGCTCACGGAGCATCCAGGGCTTCCGGATTCTTCAGGACCTCCGGATCTCCCGACGGGTCTTCCGACGGGGCGTCCGGGCGGCGGTGCGCCTCGCGGTGACCGTCCGCCGGCCGGTCCGTGCCCGCCGCACCCGACCGACGTACGCCACGGCCGGCACCGGCAGGCGTGCGCGGCCCGACCGTGCGCAGCGGCCCGTGCTCGCACGGCGGATCGTCCGTGCCCAGCGGACCGACCGCATACCGCGGACCGACCGGACACACTGGAGGCGCCCCCTTGACCAGCAGCACGCAGCACCCGACCGCCTCGGGCCCGGGCCCGGAGGGGAGCCCGGCCGCCCCGCGCCCGGACCTGGCTGGAGGACCGACCGCCCCGGGGCAGAGGCCGGGTGGGGGCCTGGCCGTGGGGCAGGACGACCCGGGGCGGAGCCCGGGTGCGGATCGGGATGCGGTTCCGGCTGCCGGGGGCGCCGTGGCGCCGCAGATTCCGGTCGTCGTGCTCGCCGGATTCCTGGGGTCCGGCAAGACCACCCTGCTCAACCACCTGCTGAGCCGGAGCGGAGGCACCCGGATCGGGGCGGTCGTGAACGACTTCGGGGCGATCGAGATCGACGCGATGCTGGTCGCGGGACAGGTCGACTCGATGGTGTCGCTGGGGAACGGGTGCCTGTGCTGCGCGGTCGACACCAGCGAGCTGGACACGTACCTGGAGCGGCTGGCGCGGCCGTCCTCCCGCATCGACGTCATCGTCATCGAGGCGAGCGGCCTGGCCGAGCCGCAGGAGCTCATCCGGATGGTCCTGGCCGGCGAGAGCGACCGGATCGTGTACGGCGGGCTGGTCGAGGTGGTCGACGCGGCGGAGTTCGAGAACACCCGCGTCCGCCACCCGGAGCTGGACCGGCACCTGGGCATCGCGGACCTGGTCGTCCTCAACAAGGCCGACCGGATCGGTGACGCGCGGCGAGCGGAGCTGCTGGGCACCCTCGGTGAACTGGCACCCGGTACGCCCGTGGTGCCCGCCGCGTACGGCCGGGTCGATCCGGAGCTGCTCTTCGAGCGGCGCCCCCGGGAAGGCGTGTCCGAGGGGCAGCTCTCCTTCGAGGACCTGCTCAGGGAGGAGGCCGAGCACGAGGAGTGCACGGCAGGCGAGGGCGGTACCGGCACCGGTGACGGGTGCAGCGCTGCTGACGGGGGCAGTGACGACGGCGGGCGGGAGTGCGGTGACGGGCACCGTCACCGGCGGCATCTGCACTCGGCCTACGAGACGGTCGAGTTCACCTCGGCCGAGCCGATGCACCCGCGGCGGTTGATCGAGTTCCTGGACGCGCGGCCCGCGGGGCTGTACCGCATCAAGGGGTTCGTGCACTTCGGGGTGGAGGGGAGCGGGCAGAAGTTCACCGTGCACGCGGTCGGCAACTTCCTGCGGTTCTACCCCGGGGAGTGGGACGAGGGGGAGGAACGGCTGACGCAGCTGGTGCTCATCGGGTCCGGCATCGATGGGCCGGGCCTGCGCAAGGAGCTGGACGCCTGCCGCGACACGGCGCCCGGGGAGACCGACCCGCACGCGATGTGGGGCGTGCTGCGGTACGTACCGTCGACCGCCTCCGACGAGGAGCCGGAGGAGACCGAGGACGACGAGCGGTAGACGGCCGGGAAGGGCCGCACGCCGCCCCTGCCCCTGACTCTGCCGCTCCTACCCCGCACCACGGCTCCGGCGTCGTACGGGTCCCAGGAGGGCCCGTACGACGCCAGGGCTGTGGCCTGCTGTGGTGCTTACACCGGTGGTGCTTACACCGGGCCCGCCAGCGCGGTCACCGGCTTTGCGAGGGGTACGCCCGAGCCGTCGCGGCGCGGGTCCGGTTCCGGGAGGGGTACCGGGTTGCCCTTGGCGTCCGCGGCGCGGGCCGGGGCGGCGCCGGCCCAGGCCAGGGTGAGGTGGTCCTCACCCTTCAGGAAGCGCTGGCAGCGGACGCCGCCGGTCGCCCGGCCCTTGCGCGGGTACTGGTCGAACGGGGTGAGCTTGGCAGTGCTGACCCCGTCGTCCAGCGTGCCGTGCGAGCCGGAGACGGTGAAGACCACCGCGTCCGCCGCCGGGTCGACGGCGGTGAAGGAGATCACCTTCGCGTCGGAGCCGAGCTTGATGCCGGTCATGCCGCCGGCGGCGCGGCCCTGCGGGCGTACCTGCGAGGCCGGGTAACGCAGCAGCTGGGCCTCGTCGGTGATGAAGACGAGATCCTCCTCGCCGGTGCGCAGCTCGACGGCGCCGACGATGCGGTCGCCGTCCTTGAGGGTGATGACTTCCAGCACTTCCTTGTGGGCCGGATAGTCGGGGACGACTCTCTTCACCACGCCCTGTTCCGTACCGAGGGCGAGGCCTGGTGAGGACTCGTCGAGGGTGGTGAGGCAGACCAGCTCCTCGCCGTCCGCCAGCGTCAGGAACTCGGAGACCTTCGCGCCGCCGGACAGACTGGGGGCCGAGGCGGTCTCCGGCAGCTGGGGCAGGTCGATGACCGACAGGCGCAGCAGCCGTCCGGCGGAGGTGACCGCACCGACCTCGGCGCGGGCGGTGGCGGGCACGGCGGAGACGATGACGTCGTGCTTGGCGCGCTTGGCGTCGGTGTCGAAGGCGCCCTCGCCGCCCGCCGTACGGGCGAGGAGGCCCGTGGAGGACAGCAGGACGCGGCACGGGTCGTCGGCGACCTCCAGGGGCACCGCGGCGGCGGTGGCGCCGGAGGACTCCAGCAGGACCGTGCGGCGGTCGGTGCCGTACTTCTTGGCGACCGCGGCCAGTTCGGAGGAGACCAGCTTCCGCAGCTCGGCGTCCGATTCGAGAATCTTGGTCAGCTTGTCGATGTCGGCGCGGAGGGTGTCGCGCTCGGACTCCAGCTCGATGCGGTCGAACTTGGTGAGGCGGCGCAGCGGGGTGTCGAGAATGTACTGCGTCTGGATGTCGCTCAGCCCGAAGCGCTCCATCAGACGCTGCTTGGCCTCGGCGCTGTTCTCGCTGGAGCGGATGAGGCGGATGACCTCGTCGATGTCGACAAGGGCGGTGAGCAGGCCCTCGACGAGGTGCAGCCGGTCGCGCTTCTTGGTGCGGCGGAACTCGCTGCGGCGCCGGACCACCGTGAAGCGGTGGTCGACGTAGACCTCCAGCAGCTCCTTCAGGCCCAGCGTCAGGGGCTGGCCGTCGACCAGCGCGACGTTGTTGATGCCGAAGGACTCCTCCATGGGCGTGAGCTTGTAGAGGGTCTCCAGGACGGCTTCGGGGTTGAAGCCGTTCTTGATCTCGATGACGAGGCGGAGGCCGTGCTCGCGGTCGGTGAGGTCCTTGACGTCGGCGATGCCCTGCAGCTTCTTCGAGCCGACCAGGTCCTTGATCTTGGAGATGACCTTCTCGGGGCCGACCGTGAAGGGCAGTTCCGTGACGACCAGGCCCTTGCGGCGGGCCGTGACGTTCTCGACGGTCGCGGTGGCGCGCATCTTGAAGGAGCCGCGGCCCTTCTCGTACGCGTCACGGATGCCGGAGAGGCCGACGATGCGGCCGCCGGTGGGCAGGTCAGGCCCCGGGACGTACTTCATCAGCGTCTCGAGGTCGGCGTTCGGGTGCTTGATGAGGTGCCGGGCGGCGGCGATGACCTCGCCGAGGTTGTGCGGCGGCATGTTCGTCGCCATGCCGACGGCGATGCCGGAGGTGCCGTTGACGAGGAGGTTCGGGTACGCCGCCGGGAGGGCGACCGGCTCCTGCTCCTGGCCGTCGTAGTTGGGCTGGAAGTCGACGG includes these proteins:
- a CDS encoding solute symporter family protein — encoded protein: MTSRPPVLAASAAADGHQILTLVLFSAVVAVTLAVTAWAGRRRHGSAEEFYAGGRLFSPMENGFAIAGDYMSAASFLGISGLIALFGYDGLLYSVGFLVAWLLVLFLVAELVRNCGRFTLADVVASRMRHRPVRIAAGASSVTVSVLYLVAQMVGAGSLVALLLGGTDHTARTWTVIGVGALMVTYVIFGGMRATTWIQIIKAVLLMGGALTLTLLVLIRFHGELGTLLTTAAQRSGHGADFLAPGLKYGGSWTARLDFLSLGLALVLGTAGLPHILSRFYTVPTARAARRSVVWSIGLIGGFYLMTIVLGFGAAAVLGTGAVRAANPAGNTAVPLLALDLGGGPGSAGGTILFAVVAAVAFATILAVVAGITLASSASVAHDLYGALRRGRRSERGGASPERRAGFREVAVARVAAALVGAVAIGLALLAQDLNVAFLVGLAFAVAASANLPVLLYALFWRRFTTRGAVWSVYGGLLPALVLVVLSPVVSGSPAAIFPGLDFQFFPLENPGIVSVPLGFVCGWLGTVTSPETADAAARHAETEVRALTGAGAA
- a CDS encoding DUF485 domain-containing protein; this translates as MEKRDGRPAGAVRLDDPWYDTLASGRGARGTAEREDAGEEAPAQEPAARTHAEDAEPVPADAPAGPTPSALAWPGLPAQRTDVPGAPGEPAHADVYLTVQRSAAFQEVRRRYRSFVVPATGLFLAWYLAYVIAAVAAPGLMARQVVGPLNVAMLAGLGQFVTTFLLTWAYARHARLRRDRAALELRWETQEMTGGHVR
- a CDS encoding sensor histidine kinase, which codes for MSLHSWTRWPLREALSREGASPVRRRLGWAVRGVVLGALLWSAAHDTDVRGWVASAGAAGILAAGVAFWAFFRATLRHLLWPSVALLLLMEAGAFGFHEAGLTVPAVVLWCACAVTALERLPPAAAIPCTAVALAAYALLNDDGLWSTAITTAGLALAGYVLRMDAEARGNAQRLLAQERAARAAEAEARAAEAESAALAERGRIAREIHDVLAHSLSAQLVHLEAARLLIQRSPDLEGSREEVLERVTAARKMAREGLAGTRQALSALRGEMAPVEAFLRELAATEGARLDVVGESRTLPPEAGLAVRRVAQEALTNVRKHAPGARAELRLEYAAGEVALRVRDFGGGGAPGELAASGSGYGLRGMRERAELLGGTLESGPDEEGFVVWLRVPA
- a CDS encoding sucrase ferredoxin — translated: MSTCATASRMAAEPLAGTAATARTWLLIEQSGPWGAEALTDSRLDPAVGRALEAASANTGVRVALIRRPGRHADHQSRAPRQALLAHTAPGRSWMRATRTADPAALLGLDFTALGAGEHGGIWEAYTGGPPVLVCTNGKRDRCCAVLGRPLAAELAADGMEAWEVTHIGGHRFSPTLFVLPYGYAYGRAEGPLVKDAVVAARDGRIVTDHCRGRSTWDRPAQAADLAVRDLIREDRADVLDVTATEVRSRADGTAPSWTLRLAHADGRAWHVTVEQRTADTATPASCGAPLGPPAYMHVTDITALTPVVGAARSPLSLSHSL
- a CDS encoding DUF7342 family protein, translated to MIDVLVVDDDARVAGINAAYVAKIAGFRVVAQAHSAAEALAVLESTPVDLVLLDHYLPDETGLHLVARLRQHGLHTDVIMVTAARDVATVRAAMRHGALQYLVKPFTFAGLRSKLEGYAALRRTFEDGGQAEQSEVDRIFGALGAANAGPAELPKGHSTATADRVRSVLRSADSSLSAQEVARQAGLSRQTAQRYLKLLERAGRVRLTLRYGETGRPEHRYDWV
- a CDS encoding response regulator transcription factor, which gives rise to MAASAGVTARVVVADDQTVVREGIVMLLGLLPGIEVVGSAADGDEAVRMTAELAPDVVLMDLRMPRCDGVEATRRIRERHPATQVVVLTTYADDESLFPALQAGARGYLTKDADGDEIVRAVEDVVSGQAGLSPHIQRRLLERFAETPPVPRAAPAAHAEANPPDGLTARETEVLALVAEGLSNPEIARRLHVSTATVKTHINNLFAKAGLRDRAQAIHYAYRHGIAQPPG
- a CDS encoding ATP-binding protein → MGDRDGERAGGPDAAGESRGGGRTRLRLRWPRRVFAQVLLVQLAIAAGVTALATGLFLAPLSAQLDDQAMRRALAIAQTTAAQPRLDDALAASRPSSGGPVQATAERIRRATGAEYVVIMDKRGVRWSHTEPEEIGRHVSTDPSAALSGREVMQIDEGTLGRSARGKVPLRDDHGRIVGAVSVGIAYESVQQRLLSTVPDLLAYAGGALAVGALAAYLVARRLQRRTHDLAFSDISALLAEREAMLHGIREGFVALDGQGRIRLLNDEAQRLLDLRAEDTGRPLESVLPPGRTTDVLAGRASGADLLTVSGQRVLVANRMPTDDGGAVVTLRDRTELERLGRELDGTKGLIDALRAQDHEHANRLHTLLGLLELGLYEEAVEFVTHAVGVHRATAEQVTERVHDPLLAALLVGKATVATERGVSLSIATTTRLPDRVVDPHGLVTVVGNLVDNALDAAAGERDGQVEVEVRAEGRTALVRVSDNGPGVPEERRQEIFTAGWTTKEPPAHGQRGIGLVLVRRLAERYGGRAEVDERPGGGARFTVTLPDALADALSGTHGSPADGEPLPHPMGGAR
- a CDS encoding CobW family GTP-binding protein, with the translated sequence MAPQIPVVVLAGFLGSGKTTLLNHLLSRSGGTRIGAVVNDFGAIEIDAMLVAGQVDSMVSLGNGCLCCAVDTSELDTYLERLARPSSRIDVIVIEASGLAEPQELIRMVLAGESDRIVYGGLVEVVDAAEFENTRVRHPELDRHLGIADLVVLNKADRIGDARRAELLGTLGELAPGTPVVPAAYGRVDPELLFERRPREGVSEGQLSFEDLLREEAEHEECTAGEGGTGTGDGCSAADGGSDDGGRECGDGHRHRRHLHSAYETVEFTSAEPMHPRRLIEFLDARPAGLYRIKGFVHFGVEGSGQKFTVHAVGNFLRFYPGEWDEGEERLTQLVLIGSGIDGPGLRKELDACRDTAPGETDPHAMWGVLRYVPSTASDEEPEETEDDER